In Blautia sp. SC05B48, a single genomic region encodes these proteins:
- a CDS encoding DUF5717 family protein — protein sequence MKKRIEQLLNGKFIYEQPELLFSQDRIFATLKAGETTKDEIYFGTDDNRRISGFVTSSDRRLVPGFDRFSGTTVRMPYGVDAEGMKPGESFEGWLCFTTSIGEYKLPFTVQVQTEEVKSAGRKVSSLEEFLHIAKEDFHEAYRIFTERHFSLILSDQSEKIRSLYAGMSQQPVTYQHLEEFLIAAGAKEKVTLSLNREEASFYDVSESVQESLYIHRSGWGHLRADIEVNGDFLEAGKHVVTEEDFIGSTCEINYVIRQEKLGKGNQYGEIIVKTPYQKLVYHVLVSRGTESAVNLDLLEKQYRISLMKEYLGYLCKRTDFQAWTASTHEKLDRMGENGLKYPEYQLLEAYLLHLEGEDDQASEILERYQNKSFHHNELELAGIYLYLCTQTGLYRDKEQALRKVQNFQMQKEDSFILLKLVFEMDHTLSPSKKIFLMEELFERGCTSPFLYLEAWNSICADMSLLHRINGFWAQVFLFAGKEQMLTEELVMRLAYLSGYEKAFNESLYRAMAMGCEAFPSDDTVEAICKYIMKGNPRKPEYFQWFSAAVDRGIRITRLYEYYVETLDTSYRRVLPKPLLMYFTYNNNTLGDSKRAYLYACIIAGKERDPQTYESYRESMEEFAFRKLREGRMNENYAAVYQEFMREPSDSEKAQVIASRMFTCRLYTDDPKVRSVIVRHRQMKQEEIYPCIHGIAYPRICSEDAAVVFQDEKQRRYAATVDYNLTPLFDDREMVPAVLEKGADEPAVLLYYCQGQEISRKNLGIFQKLVLSPAFTDEYKRLIRKKILDYYRDHVQGEDLDACLEMMDYREYAMVDRKTLLEILIQRGLFPQAMSVVEAFGFEGVEERALLKLVSRMIIRCDCAEDEELIALSSHVYRQGIYDEVILMYLMKFRFGPVEELLDIWKSACGFEMDTYNLEERILSLLMFNWDYRSEGADILKEYIRHSGKESVIGAYLTLMSYGMFVKEMPEMPGLKEYLKNRREKEWPGDRICDLALLKLLSEEKTSDEENLEMEEKILSSCVKDGMIFEFFRNLDQSILRPYQLDDKTFVEYHTSPEASVTLYYSLDTGLGTVPDYKSEPLKNIYEGIFARAFTLFYGETLRYYFQTEDETGVHKTEEKILTMNQSNDQASSKYQLINQILCARKLEKDTEVKEKLAQYLRQEQYVNEMFVIEKEPER from the coding sequence TTGAAAAAGAGGATAGAACAGCTTCTTAACGGAAAATTTATTTATGAACAGCCTGAGCTTCTGTTTTCACAGGACCGTATTTTCGCTACGCTGAAGGCAGGAGAGACTACAAAGGATGAGATTTATTTCGGTACCGATGACAACCGCAGGATCAGTGGCTTTGTGACTTCATCTGACCGGAGACTGGTGCCCGGATTTGACCGCTTTTCCGGAACCACAGTGCGCATGCCTTATGGGGTAGATGCAGAGGGAATGAAGCCGGGAGAGAGCTTTGAAGGCTGGCTGTGTTTTACTACCAGTATCGGAGAATATAAGCTGCCGTTCACTGTACAGGTACAGACGGAAGAGGTGAAGAGTGCAGGCAGAAAGGTATCTTCTCTGGAAGAATTTCTGCATATTGCAAAGGAAGATTTCCATGAGGCTTACCGGATCTTTACAGAACGACATTTTTCCCTGATCCTGAGTGATCAGAGTGAGAAGATCCGTTCTCTTTATGCAGGAATGTCACAGCAGCCGGTGACCTATCAGCATCTGGAGGAATTTCTGATCGCAGCCGGTGCCAAGGAAAAGGTGACATTGAGTCTGAACAGAGAAGAGGCGAGTTTTTATGATGTCAGTGAATCTGTTCAGGAATCCCTTTATATCCACAGGAGCGGATGGGGACACTTGCGGGCAGATATTGAGGTAAACGGGGATTTTCTGGAGGCAGGCAAGCATGTGGTCACAGAAGAGGATTTTATCGGAAGTACCTGTGAAATAAACTATGTGATCCGCCAGGAAAAACTGGGAAAAGGAAATCAGTACGGCGAGATCATTGTAAAAACCCCATACCAGAAACTGGTATATCACGTTCTTGTATCCAGAGGAACTGAGAGTGCCGTGAACCTGGATCTTCTGGAAAAACAGTACCGGATATCTCTGATGAAGGAATACCTGGGATATCTCTGTAAAAGAACAGATTTTCAGGCCTGGACAGCCTCTACTCATGAGAAGCTTGACCGTATGGGCGAAAACGGACTGAAATATCCGGAATATCAGCTTCTGGAAGCCTATCTTCTTCATCTGGAAGGAGAAGATGACCAGGCTTCAGAAATCCTTGAGCGTTATCAGAATAAATCCTTTCATCACAATGAACTGGAACTGGCAGGGATTTATCTGTATCTGTGTACACAGACCGGGCTGTACCGGGATAAGGAACAGGCCCTCCGCAAGGTACAGAATTTCCAGATGCAGAAGGAAGACAGCTTTATCCTTCTGAAACTGGTATTTGAAATGGATCATACGCTTTCTCCGTCAAAAAAGATCTTTCTGATGGAGGAACTTTTTGAGCGGGGATGTACAAGTCCTTTTCTGTATCTGGAAGCATGGAACAGTATTTGTGCAGATATGTCTCTGCTGCATCGAATCAATGGGTTCTGGGCCCAGGTATTCCTTTTTGCAGGAAAAGAACAGATGCTGACGGAAGAGCTGGTCATGCGCCTGGCATATCTTTCCGGTTATGAGAAAGCTTTTAACGAAAGTCTGTACCGTGCTATGGCCATGGGATGTGAAGCCTTTCCGTCGGATGATACCGTGGAAGCTATCTGTAAATATATTATGAAGGGAAATCCAAGAAAACCGGAATATTTTCAGTGGTTTTCCGCTGCCGTGGACCGCGGGATCCGGATCACACGGCTGTATGAATATTATGTGGAAACACTGGATACTTCTTATCGGAGAGTCCTGCCGAAACCGCTTTTGATGTATTTTACCTATAACAACAATACTCTCGGTGATTCCAAGCGTGCCTATCTGTATGCATGCATCATTGCAGGGAAGGAACGTGATCCACAGACATACGAAAGTTATCGTGAAAGCATGGAGGAATTTGCTTTCCGTAAGTTACGGGAAGGCCGGATGAATGAAAATTATGCCGCTGTTTATCAGGAATTCATGCGGGAACCATCGGACAGCGAAAAAGCGCAGGTGATCGCCTCCAGAATGTTTACCTGCCGGCTGTATACGGATGATCCGAAGGTCCGCAGTGTGATCGTCCGTCACAGACAGATGAAACAGGAAGAAATCTATCCGTGTATCCATGGGATCGCTTACCCAAGGATCTGCAGCGAAGATGCGGCCGTTGTATTTCAGGATGAAAAACAGAGACGTTATGCTGCTACGGTAGATTATAATCTGACACCACTTTTTGATGATCGTGAGATGGTTCCGGCAGTGTTGGAAAAAGGGGCGGATGAACCGGCTGTGCTTTTGTATTACTGTCAGGGTCAGGAGATCAGTCGTAAGAATCTGGGAATTTTTCAGAAACTGGTCCTTTCACCGGCGTTTACCGATGAATATAAGAGGCTGATCCGCAAAAAGATCCTGGATTATTATCGGGATCACGTGCAGGGAGAAGATCTGGATGCCTGTCTGGAGATGATGGATTATCGGGAATATGCCATGGTCGACCGGAAAACCCTTCTGGAGATCCTGATCCAGAGGGGACTGTTTCCGCAGGCTATGAGCGTGGTGGAAGCATTTGGATTTGAAGGAGTAGAGGAGCGTGCTCTTCTGAAGCTGGTAAGCCGTATGATCATCCGCTGTGACTGTGCGGAGGACGAAGAGCTGATTGCACTTTCCTCTCATGTATACCGGCAGGGAATCTATGATGAAGTGATCCTCATGTATCTGATGAAATTCCGGTTTGGACCTGTGGAGGAACTTCTGGATATCTGGAAAAGTGCCTGTGGGTTTGAGATGGATACCTATAATCTGGAGGAGAGGATCCTTTCTCTTCTGATGTTTAACTGGGATTACCGGTCAGAGGGTGCGGATATCCTGAAAGAATATATCCGTCATTCCGGAAAAGAGAGTGTGATCGGTGCGTATCTGACTCTGATGTCTTACGGAATGTTTGTAAAAGAAATGCCGGAGATGCCTGGACTTAAGGAGTATCTGAAAAATCGCAGAGAAAAGGAGTGGCCCGGAGACCGGATCTGTGACCTGGCCCTTCTGAAGCTGCTTTCCGAAGAAAAAACTTCTGATGAAGAAAATCTGGAAATGGAGGAAAAAATCCTCTCTTCCTGTGTAAAGGACGGAATGATATTTGAGTTTTTCCGGAATCTGGATCAGAGTATCCTGCGACCGTATCAGCTGGATGATAAGACTTTTGTAGAGTATCATACTTCACCGGAGGCTTCGGTCACACTGTATTATTCCCTGGATACAGGTCTTGGAACTGTACCGGACTATAAAAGTGAACCGCTCAAAAATATCTATGAGGGAATTTTTGCCAGAGCATTTACATTGTTTTATGGAGAGACCCTGCGATATTATTTCCAGACAGAAGATGAAACTGGTGTACACAAAACGGAAGAAAAAATACTGACCATGAACCAGAGTAATGACCAGGCATCCAGCAAATATCAGCTGATCAATCAGATACTCTGTGCAAGGAAACTGGAGAAAGACACGGAAGTGAAGGAGAAGCTGGCACAGTATCTCCGGCAGGAACAGTACGTTAATGAAATGTTTGTCATAGAGAAGGAACCGGAAAGATGA